In a single window of the Arachis hypogaea cultivar Tifrunner chromosome 6, arahy.Tifrunner.gnm2.J5K5, whole genome shotgun sequence genome:
- the LOC112696206 gene encoding cyclin-P3-1: METLALETEDVSSDIYLWLGLKGVDKGVGFPRVLSLLSSLLERSVQRNETLIEAKHVKDVVTVFHGLRAPTLSVQKYIDRIFKYAGCSPSCFVVAHIYVDRFLQHTEVKLTSLNVHRLLITSIMVAAKFMDDAFFNNAYYARVGGVSTSELNRLEMSFLFGIDFRLQVSIGTFGKYCWQLEKEAIQIERPMQACRIKENWSKSNKDDATCASTIAR; encoded by the exons ATGGAGACTCTGGCGCTGGAAACCGAGGATGTAAGCTCAGATATCTACCTTTGGTTGGGACTTAAAGGAGTGGATAAAGGAGTAGGATTTCCGAGGGTTTTATCACTTCTTTCTTCACTTCTTGAGAGAtcggttcagaggaatgaaacaCTAATTGAGGCAAAGCATGTGAAAGATGTTGTTACTGTTTTTCATGGTTTAAGAGCACCTACTTTGAGTGTTCAAAAATATATCGATCGGATTTTCAAGTACGCAGGATGTAGCCCGTCTTGCTTTGTTGTTGCCCACATATATGTTGATAGATTTCTTCAGCACACAGAGGTCAAATTGACTTCACTAAACGTGCACCGGCTTTTGATAACAAGCATTATGGTTGCAGCAAAGTTTATGGATGATGC ATTCTTCAACAATGCATACTATGCAAGAGTTGGAGGAGTAAGCACATCTGAATTGAACAGGTTGGAGATGAGCTTTCTGTTTGGGATAGATTTTAGGCTTCAGGTTAGTATAGGAACTTTTGGAAAATATTGTTGGCAATTGGAGAAAGAAGCAATCCAAATTGAAAGGCCTATGCAGGCTTGTAGAATCAAAGAAAACTGGTCAAAGTCAAACAAAGATGATGCTACTTGTGCTTCCACAATTGCAAGAtga